A single Acidaminococcus sp. DNA region contains:
- the thiH gene encoding 2-iminoacetate synthase ThiH produces MEQEKINPTIITDEARKTYKAEHHDPMVYEPGMDVLPSTMLTDVEHLMTVFEETTYTDRDVLTALSHEHLSPHDFGALLSPAALPHLEAIAQKAKTVRNRYFGNSVCLFTPLYIANYCENYCIYCGFNCHNRIHRARLDHHQLEEEMKTIADTGLEEILILTGESSHMSPVSYIGEACKMARRYFRIVGLEIYPVNVKDYRYLHECGCDFVTVFQETYDHNLYGKLHLAGNKRVFPYRFYTQERAILGGMRGVGLGALLGLSDFRRDAFATGLHGYLLQRKYPQAEIAFSCPRLRPIKNNDTIYPMGVGEKELLQICCAYRLFMPSAPITVSTREVARVRDALMQIATTKISAGVSTGIGAHSHQKDEGDDQFEIADHRSVAAVYSDLLKEGMQPVMANAIFI; encoded by the coding sequence ATGGAACAAGAAAAGATTAATCCTACGATTATCACGGACGAAGCGCGGAAGACCTATAAAGCGGAGCACCATGACCCTATGGTCTACGAACCCGGCATGGATGTCCTGCCTTCCACTATGCTTACAGACGTAGAACACCTCATGACTGTTTTTGAAGAGACCACCTACACGGACCGCGACGTACTCACCGCGCTCTCTCACGAACACCTGTCACCTCACGATTTCGGGGCACTCCTCTCTCCGGCCGCCCTTCCTCACCTCGAAGCTATCGCACAAAAGGCCAAGACTGTCCGGAATCGGTATTTTGGCAACAGCGTATGTCTTTTTACGCCGCTCTACATTGCGAATTACTGCGAGAATTACTGCATCTACTGCGGCTTCAACTGCCATAACAGGATTCACCGCGCCCGTCTCGACCATCACCAGCTGGAAGAAGAAATGAAGACCATCGCCGATACCGGCCTCGAAGAGATCCTCATCCTTACCGGTGAAAGCAGTCACATGTCTCCTGTATCCTACATTGGAGAAGCCTGCAAGATGGCACGCCGCTATTTTCGCATTGTCGGTCTTGAGATTTACCCGGTCAACGTCAAAGACTACCGCTATCTCCATGAATGCGGCTGTGATTTCGTAACCGTCTTTCAGGAAACCTACGACCATAACCTGTACGGAAAACTGCACCTGGCCGGCAATAAACGCGTCTTCCCTTACCGTTTCTATACGCAGGAACGGGCCATTTTAGGCGGAATGCGCGGTGTCGGTCTCGGTGCGCTTCTGGGGCTTTCGGATTTTCGACGCGATGCCTTTGCCACAGGGCTTCACGGATACCTGCTGCAGCGCAAGTATCCTCAGGCTGAAATTGCCTTTTCCTGCCCTCGTCTCCGTCCCATCAAAAACAACGACACCATCTATCCCATGGGCGTCGGAGAAAAAGAACTTCTCCAGATTTGCTGCGCTTACCGCCTCTTCATGCCAAGTGCGCCCATTACGGTCTCCACGCGCGAAGTGGCCCGCGTCCGCGACGCCCTCATGCAGATTGCCACGACCAAGATTTCAGCCGGTGTCAGTACGGGTATCGGCGCCCACAGCCATCAAAAGGACGAAGGAGACGACCAGTTCGAAATTGCAGACCACCGCTCCGTCGCTGCCGTATACAGTGATCTCTTAAAAGAAGGCATGCAGCCCGTCATGGCAAACGCCATTTTCATTTGA
- a CDS encoding thiazole synthase, protein MTQSDTWNLGGHTFTSRFILGSGKFSLDLIEAAVQGAGAEMVTLALRRVNPGGMANIMDYIPKDVTVLPNTSGARNAEEAVRIARLSREICKTPFIKIEIMKDSRYLLPDNTETIKATEVLAKEGFVVMPYMFPDLTAARALKDAGAATIMPLAAPIGSNKGLVNKEWIQILLDEIDLPIIVDAGIGKPSEACAAMEMGVTAIMANTAIATSGDLVGMATAFRLAIESGRLAYRSGLGRVLSKGADPSSPLTGFLRDEA, encoded by the coding sequence ATGACACAATCTGATACCTGGAATCTTGGGGGACATACCTTTACGTCCCGTTTCATCCTGGGCTCCGGAAAATTTTCCCTGGACCTTATCGAAGCCGCTGTACAAGGGGCCGGTGCCGAAATGGTCACCCTCGCCCTGCGCCGCGTAAATCCCGGCGGCATGGCAAATATTATGGATTATATTCCAAAAGACGTTACGGTTCTTCCCAACACGTCCGGTGCCCGCAATGCGGAGGAAGCGGTACGCATTGCCCGCCTGTCAAGAGAAATCTGCAAGACGCCCTTCATCAAAATAGAAATCATGAAGGATTCCCGCTATCTGCTCCCTGATAATACAGAAACCATCAAGGCTACGGAAGTCCTCGCCAAAGAAGGATTCGTCGTCATGCCCTACATGTTCCCTGACCTCACGGCAGCCCGTGCCCTGAAGGACGCAGGAGCGGCCACCATTATGCCCCTCGCCGCCCCAATCGGTTCCAATAAGGGTCTCGTCAATAAGGAGTGGATTCAAATCCTTCTGGATGAAATCGACCTTCCCATCATTGTCGACGCCGGCATCGGGAAGCCGTCGGAAGCCTGCGCCGCCATGGAAATGGGCGTAACAGCTATCATGGCCAACACAGCTATTGCCACAAGCGGCGACCTCGTAGGGATGGCAACGGCCTTCCGCCTTGCTATCGAGTCGGGTCGCCTCGCTTACCGGTCGGGGCTCGGCCGCGTCTTATCTAAGGGTGCCGATCCATCTTCTCCTCTTACCGGCTTTTTACGGGATGAAGCATAA
- the thiF gene encoding sulfur carrier protein ThiS adenylyltransferase ThiF, whose amino-acid sequence MSEEADKRITTWPPQKNSDSLAISLYEALCARHGKVVQDKLTRGAVTICGLGGLGSNIAVNLCRIGVGHLRLVDFDTVDWTNLNRQSYFIEHVGMLKTEALLSFLKKINPYLSYETVTARITPENVLECVGTSPIICEAFDRADQKAMLVTEVRRRLPEAILVSGSGMAGCGHSNLMKVRKVSEHFYLCGDEKTAPRKNAGLMAPRVAICAGMMANTVTQLLLDEK is encoded by the coding sequence TTGTCGGAGGAGGCTGATAAGCGTATTACAACATGGCCGCCGCAGAAAAATAGCGATTCCCTGGCGATTTCCCTTTATGAAGCCTTGTGCGCACGCCATGGCAAGGTTGTACAGGATAAGCTGACTCGCGGTGCCGTCACCATCTGCGGACTCGGAGGTCTGGGTTCCAACATTGCCGTGAATCTTTGCCGCATCGGCGTGGGTCATCTCCGCCTCGTGGATTTTGACACAGTCGACTGGACAAATCTCAACCGCCAGTCCTATTTCATCGAACACGTAGGGATGCTCAAAACGGAAGCACTACTTTCTTTTCTCAAAAAAATCAATCCGTACCTTTCCTATGAAACTGTGACGGCCCGCATTACACCGGAAAATGTTCTGGAATGCGTCGGAACCTCGCCCATCATTTGTGAGGCCTTTGACCGGGCCGATCAAAAAGCCATGCTCGTCACGGAAGTGCGCCGCAGGCTGCCCGAAGCAATTCTTGTAAGCGGCAGCGGCATGGCGGGCTGCGGTCACAGCAATCTCATGAAGGTACGGAAGGTAAGTGAACACTTTTACCTGTGCGGCGACGAAAAAACAGCGCCGCGGAAAAATGCCGGGCTTATGGCCCCGCGAGTCGCAATCTGTGCAGGGATGATGGCTAATACCGTCACCCAGCTTCTCTTAGATGAAAAATAA
- the thiS gene encoding sulfur carrier protein ThiS, whose translation MITVIVNGKKQSYPPETTVAQVVEAMGVRKDLTAVEQNGSMLCREEWAETALQDGMRLEVVSFVGGG comes from the coding sequence ATGATTACGGTCATCGTCAATGGTAAAAAGCAGTCTTATCCCCCTGAAACGACAGTAGCACAAGTCGTGGAAGCGATGGGTGTAAGGAAAGACCTGACCGCGGTGGAGCAGAACGGTTCCATGCTCTGCCGGGAAGAATGGGCAGAAACAGCCCTTCAAGATGGCATGCGATTGGAGGTGGTGAGCTTTGTCGGAGGAGGCTGA
- a CDS encoding Mrp/NBP35 family ATP-binding protein — MSDCENCSASSCDGCSKKNTRDPQDIAISNFLSQVKHKLIVMSGKGGVGKSTVAVDLALILSERGYRVGIMDVDLHGPSVAGMLGYEDAHLRAEGDKLLPFKYSDNLYFLSAQGLLANEDDPLVWRGPLKIGAIRQFMSDTEWPALDYLIVDCPPGTGDEPLTVIQTIRDAKAIIVTTPQRVSLADVRKSVNFCRMGNVPICGVVENMSGFICPHCGKEVDIFKVGGGEALAKEKNLPFLGRIPIDPMVVAAEDNGKPLDNLSKGCRDALDTIVDNVIKNA, encoded by the coding sequence ATGAGCGATTGTGAAAATTGTTCTGCTTCCAGCTGTGATGGATGCAGCAAAAAAAATACAAGAGACCCTCAGGATATTGCCATTTCCAATTTTCTGAGCCAGGTCAAGCATAAGCTGATTGTCATGAGCGGCAAGGGCGGCGTCGGCAAAAGCACTGTAGCCGTTGACTTAGCGCTCATCCTGAGTGAACGCGGCTATCGTGTCGGCATCATGGATGTCGATCTGCACGGTCCGAGTGTCGCCGGCATGCTTGGTTATGAGGATGCCCATCTGCGCGCTGAAGGTGACAAACTCCTGCCTTTTAAGTACAGCGATAACCTGTATTTCCTGTCCGCACAGGGGCTGCTTGCCAATGAGGATGATCCGCTGGTCTGGAGAGGCCCGCTGAAAATCGGTGCCATTCGTCAATTCATGTCCGACACGGAATGGCCGGCCCTCGATTATTTGATTGTCGACTGCCCTCCCGGAACAGGTGATGAACCGCTGACGGTCATTCAAACCATTCGCGATGCCAAGGCAATCATCGTAACGACTCCGCAGCGCGTTTCCCTGGCAGACGTCAGAAAATCTGTCAACTTCTGCCGCATGGGCAACGTACCCATCTGCGGTGTTGTTGAAAATATGAGTGGTTTCATCTGCCCGCACTGCGGCAAAGAAGTCGATATCTTTAAGGTCGGCGGCGGCGAAGCCCTGGCCAAGGAAAAGAACCTGCCGTTCCTCGGCCGCATTCCTATCGATCCAATGGTCGTTGCTGCGGAAGATAACGGCAAACCGCTGGACAACCTGAGTAAAGGCTGCCGTGACGCTCTGGATACGATTGTCGACAATGTTATCAAGAATGCCTGA
- the aroF gene encoding 3-deoxy-7-phosphoheptulonate synthase, which translates to MIIVMKKDAPVAAVEEIKEGLIKRGFKIHESIGATQTILGVIGDTSVLDPEEFMVNPNVENAMRVQQPFKRANRMFHPEDSIIDVSGVKVGGPNFTVIAGPCSVESQPQMDTIAASVQKSGAVMLRGGAFKPRTSPYSFQGLGDKGLDMIERAGKANHLPIVTEIMSADKLDLFVDKVDLIQVGARNMQNFTLLKELGKVNKPILLKRGLAATIEEWLMSAEYIMSEGNENVILCERGIRTFETYTRNTLDLSAICAVKRLSHLPVIVDPSHATGKSWMVASMARAALAAGADGLIIEVHNDPQHALCDGAQSLKLDEFASLMDDLRKIAPVVGRKL; encoded by the coding sequence ATGATTATTGTAATGAAGAAAGATGCCCCTGTAGCAGCAGTAGAGGAGATTAAGGAAGGGCTTATTAAGAGGGGCTTCAAAATTCATGAAAGTATTGGTGCCACACAGACAATCCTGGGCGTTATCGGTGATACGAGTGTCCTGGATCCGGAAGAATTTATGGTGAATCCCAATGTGGAAAACGCGATGCGGGTGCAGCAGCCCTTTAAGCGCGCTAACCGAATGTTCCATCCGGAGGACAGTATCATCGATGTCAGCGGCGTGAAAGTGGGCGGCCCCAATTTTACCGTGATTGCCGGACCGTGTTCCGTAGAAAGCCAGCCCCAGATGGATACGATTGCCGCGTCTGTTCAAAAAAGCGGTGCTGTCATGCTCAGGGGCGGTGCTTTTAAGCCCCGGACCTCTCCGTACTCTTTCCAGGGACTGGGCGACAAGGGCCTCGATATGATTGAAAGAGCAGGCAAAGCCAATCATCTGCCCATCGTCACGGAAATCATGTCCGCCGACAAACTGGATCTCTTTGTAGATAAAGTAGATCTTATCCAAGTCGGTGCCCGCAACATGCAGAACTTTACCCTGCTTAAAGAGCTGGGCAAAGTCAATAAACCGATTCTGCTGAAGCGCGGCCTTGCCGCTACCATTGAAGAGTGGCTGATGAGTGCCGAATACATCATGTCGGAAGGCAATGAAAACGTCATTCTCTGTGAACGGGGTATCCGTACGTTTGAAACCTATACCCGGAATACTCTGGATCTCAGCGCGATTTGTGCTGTAAAACGCCTGAGCCATCTGCCGGTTATCGTAGACCCGAGCCATGCCACCGGTAAATCCTGGATGGTAGCCTCCATGGCACGTGCTGCCCTGGCCGCTGGCGCTGATGGCCTGATTATTGAGGTTCATAATGATCCGCAGCATGCACTTTGTGATGGAGCTCAAAGTTTGAAACTGGATGAATTTGCGTCACTGATGGATGACCTGCGCAAGATTGCTCCGGTCGTTGGCAGAAAGTTATAA
- a CDS encoding prephenate dehydrogenase gives MKKLEDTVFAIVGLGLIGGSYAKALRNRKAKRIIGMNRNHIVSLMAKDEGYITDIADDNPELLREADIIICAQYPGVFVSFVRDHVKYFKKDVVLTDAMGIKGDMPDQIDALLGPDMDFVPAHPMAGREGRGYGQSSSRIFEGANFIIIKRPHNKRENVEWIRDIALEIGCGRVVELTAQEHDGIIAYTSDLPHIMAVSLINSESMTPKTKYFVAGSFRDATRVADINADLWTDLFLLNKKPVLSEIERLEAQLQKWKRALQMEDRKTLHEMMDSAKMRRRDMFYGKH, from the coding sequence ATGAAAAAACTGGAAGATACCGTTTTTGCCATTGTGGGTCTGGGACTGATCGGCGGCTCCTATGCAAAGGCACTGCGGAATCGCAAAGCAAAGCGTATTATCGGGATGAACCGTAATCATATCGTATCGCTCATGGCAAAAGATGAAGGCTATATCACGGATATAGCCGATGACAATCCGGAACTTCTGCGGGAAGCGGACATCATTATCTGTGCCCAGTATCCGGGAGTGTTTGTTTCCTTTGTGCGGGATCACGTGAAATATTTCAAAAAAGATGTAGTGTTGACGGATGCCATGGGTATAAAGGGAGATATGCCCGATCAGATAGATGCGCTTCTGGGGCCTGATATGGATTTTGTCCCGGCTCATCCGATGGCAGGGCGCGAAGGCCGCGGGTATGGCCAAAGTTCTTCCCGAATTTTTGAAGGCGCAAATTTCATTATCATTAAACGCCCCCATAATAAAAGGGAAAATGTGGAATGGATTCGCGATATCGCTCTTGAAATCGGGTGTGGCCGTGTTGTGGAATTGACTGCCCAGGAACATGACGGTATCATTGCCTATACGAGTGATTTGCCGCATATCATGGCTGTATCGCTGATTAACAGTGAGTCTATGACGCCGAAGACAAAATATTTTGTAGCCGGCAGTTTTCGCGATGCAACGCGTGTAGCCGATATCAATGCGGATCTCTGGACGGATTTGTTCCTGCTGAATAAAAAACCGGTACTTTCTGAAATCGAGCGGTTGGAAGCGCAGCTGCAGAAATGGAAAAGGGCACTGCAGATGGAGGACAGGAAGACACTGCATGAGATGATGGATAGTGCCAAGATGAGGAGAAGGGATATGTTTTATGGAAAACATTAA
- the aroB gene encoding 3-dehydroquinate synthase — MENINVELGKDSYTIEIERGLWAEMGKKIRGLSKADKVAVITDETVNALYGESLDEQLVKEGFEVKRLVMPAGEDHKNLETFTRMVRACADFGMTRKDLVISLGGGVPGDLGGFVAASFLRGVAFIQIPTTLLSQIDSSVGGKVAVDLPEGKNLVGAFYQPKAVFIDPNLLRSLPERYLHDGFAEVIKCASFGDKDLFEKLEKLQSDKEILDMAPLMISRCIKIKVKVVEEDVRDTGARMVLNFGHTIGHAVERFYHYEKYTHGEGVAIGMVRLTRQTERMGITEKGTAARIERLLARHHIPVDDPISTQDVLKGIAMDKKKRGNRITLVIVPALGSSLLKNVAMTELGPYVERIS, encoded by the coding sequence ATGGAAAACATTAATGTCGAACTCGGCAAAGATTCCTATACAATTGAGATTGAGCGTGGCTTGTGGGCAGAGATGGGAAAGAAAATTCGCGGTCTTTCTAAGGCTGATAAGGTGGCCGTCATTACCGACGAGACTGTGAATGCTCTCTATGGCGAAAGTCTGGATGAGCAGCTTGTCAAAGAAGGTTTTGAAGTGAAACGCCTTGTGATGCCGGCAGGAGAGGACCATAAAAATCTGGAAACCTTTACCCGTATGGTACGTGCCTGCGCCGACTTTGGCATGACGCGGAAGGATCTTGTGATTTCTCTGGGCGGCGGTGTGCCCGGGGACCTGGGCGGTTTTGTGGCCGCAAGCTTTTTGCGCGGCGTTGCTTTTATTCAGATTCCGACGACGCTTCTGTCTCAGATCGACAGCAGCGTCGGAGGCAAGGTCGCTGTTGATCTGCCGGAAGGAAAAAATCTGGTAGGAGCTTTTTACCAGCCGAAAGCTGTCTTTATCGACCCCAATCTTCTGCGTTCCCTGCCGGAACGGTATCTGCACGATGGTTTTGCCGAAGTCATTAAATGTGCTTCCTTCGGGGATAAGGATCTTTTCGAAAAGCTTGAAAAATTGCAGAGCGATAAGGAAATCCTGGACATGGCACCCCTCATGATCAGCCGCTGCATCAAGATCAAAGTCAAAGTGGTGGAGGAGGATGTCCGCGATACAGGTGCTCGTATGGTGCTGAATTTCGGCCATACCATCGGTCATGCTGTAGAACGGTTTTATCATTATGAAAAATATACCCATGGCGAAGGCGTTGCCATCGGCATGGTCCGTCTGACACGCCAGACCGAACGCATGGGGATTACGGAAAAGGGTACGGCTGCCCGCATTGAGCGTTTGCTGGCACGGCATCATATTCCGGTAGATGATCCCATTTCGACTCAAGATGTGCTGAAGGGAATCGCCATGGATAAAAAGAAACGCGGCAATCGGATTACGCTGGTCATTGTACCGGCGCTGGGCAGCAGCCTGCTCAAAAATGTGGCAATGACTGAACTGGGACCTTATGTGGAGCGTATATCATGA